The Anguilla anguilla isolate fAngAng1 chromosome 4, fAngAng1.pri, whole genome shotgun sequence genome has a window encoding:
- the LOC118226430 gene encoding N-acetyllactosaminide beta-1,3-N-acetylglucosaminyltransferase 3-like, whose amino-acid sequence MGRLYRHFEVVALLVIGMLCLAIILSKDEPSHNLQTGNIHINVRKSFSEQPSLKLLPESMGQYASPPCERNFSAANISGFSTLPGHIQDFLFYRHCRHFPMLLNVPDKCGSMPHESADVFLLLVIKSSPWNYDRREVLRKTWAKERLQNGVWIRRVFISGTVGTGIEKRKLNKLMRLENREHHDILQWDFNDSFFNLTLKQILFLEWMQKCCPQVRFLLNGDDDIFANTDNMVEYLQSLDGNDGSKHLFVGHLIRYVGPIRESGSKYFVPVQVQESNSYPPYCGGGGFLLSGFTARVIYNMSHIVTILPIDDVYMGMCLEKAGLEPVSHFGVRTAGLHVPSHNVDAYDPCYYRDIILVHRFLPHQIFIMWHGIHEPDLKCGSSQISNSET is encoded by the coding sequence ATGGGAAGATTGTACCGTCATTTTGAGGTTGTTGCCTTGCTTGTCATTGGAATGCTCTGCTTGGCCATAATTCTCAGCAAAGATGAACCATCCCATAATTTACAGACAGGCAATATCCACATAAATGTAAGGAAGTCATTTTCTGAACAGCCATCTTTGAAACTCTTGCCTGAGAGCATGGGTCAGTATGCCTCACCACCTTGTGAACGGAATTTCTCTGCTGCCAACATTTCTGGATTTTCAACTCTTCCAGGCCACATCCAGGACTTCTTGTTTTATCGTCACTGTCGACACTTCCCAATGCTGCTCAACGTGCCAGATAAGTGTGGGAGCATGCCCCACGAATCAGCAGATGTCTTTCTGCTGTTGGTGATAAAGAGTTCCCCTTGGAATTATGACCGCCGCGAGGTACTGCGGAAAACCTGGGCGAAAGAGCGGCTGCAGAACGGGGTGTGGATCCGTCGGGTGTTTATCTCTGGGACGGTGGGCACAGGCATCGAAAAGCGCAAGCTGAATAAGCTAATGCGTCTGGAGAACCGCGAGCACCACGACATACTGCAGTGGGACTTTAACGACTCCTTCTTCAACCTCACCCTCAAGCAAATCCTCTTCTTGGAGTGGATGCAGAAGTGCTGTCCTCAGGTTCGCTTTCTCCTGAATGGTGATGATGACATCTTCGCCAACACTGACAACATGGTGGAGTACCTTCAGAGCCTCGACGGCAACGACGGAAGTAAACACTTATTTGTGGGCCACCTCATTCGCTATGTGGGACCCATTAGAGAGTCTGGGAGCAAGTACTTTGTACCTGTCCAGGTACAAGAGTCAAACTCTTATCCCCCATACTGTGGTGGAGGGGGTTTCTTACTCTCTGGCTTCACAGCTAGGGTTATATACAACATGTCCCACATTGTCACCATCCTGCCCATTGATGATGTGTACATGGGTATGTGTTTAGAAAAAGCTGGACTGGAGCCAGTGTCTCATTTTGGAGTTAGGACTGCAGGGCTTCATGTTCCCTCTCATAATGTTGATGCTTATGATCCTTGTTATTATCGGGATATTATCTTGGTACACAGGTTCTTGCCCCATCAAATTTTCATTATGTGGCATGGAATTCATGAACCTGACTTGAAGTGCGGAAGTTCACAAATTTCAAACTCGGAAACATAG
- the jak3 gene encoding tyrosine-protein kinase JAK2, with product MDPSKEETTPLVNRDRMGSQRSGSEFGLQVHLYFSPLQEGETSLSISPGEITAEEVCIAAAKECGILPVYHSLFALASEDLTYWYPPNHKFNLNEYTNIVVHYRVRFFFSNWYGQGSKKTYRYSIARSRVSVVLDYGVIDYLFAQSRSDFVTGQTGISPPLSTQEECLGMAVLDLWRIAKERSQSLRDVSKTVSYKSCLPETHRQDIQRLNRLSRYRIRKTLKHILHKLGRCPVGGHSLKIKYLIELAAVVPSHGKESFQVHDAGWQQKGEEPRCMFLQVSGENGIQTRAANVQEWQTFCDFPEIVDISLKECREQVSLESRVVTVTRLDDRCLEAEFKTLTEAVSFVSLVDSYFRLTTDSSHYFCQEVAPPSLLSDIRNQCHGPITSEIAVHKLKKAGPKNGMFLIRHSPKDYDKYFLTVCVQTPLGMDFKDCLIEQGREFHLSGVHTSFSSLRELVAFYQTNVLFLAEVPIKLGKCCPPRPKEHTNMIIIRNSCSAETLGSPTLPRHKASHVQFQMMKHEDLQWGENLGKGSFTRIYKGGKTDIREGEKHVTDVLLKVLDNSHKNWWESFFEAASLMSQISHKHLLLVYGISVHRSKNILVQEFVKCGALDLYLRKKGQSVPVSWKLDVAKQLACVLNFLEEKNIVHGNICAKNLLLAREGDTSGTSPFIKLSDPGISLTVLGREVLLDRIPWVAPEVVEAPDSLELECDKWSFGTTLWEIFNGGKAPLHGQEPQQKLLFYENLEQLPCPDWPELADLIERCMDYDPALRPSCRAIIRQLNSLITSDYVLLCDPEAGAAPEKDSFWRVLNVSYQQDPLYEERHLRYIAPLGKGNFGSVELCRYDPLGDNTGELIAVKKLQPNKKSNMADFQKEIHTISSLHCDYIVKYRGICYSMGRLSMSLVMEYLPYGSLIGYLEKNKQHVNRKRLLLFASQICQGMEYLQSMRYVHRDLAARNILVASETLVKIADFGQTKIIPVDKEYYRVTHPRESPIFWYAPESITEFKFSHKSDVWSFGVVMYELFTYCEHTQNPKRLCLQKIGNEMQSPSISMHLANILKEGWRLPSPPHCAPKVYDMMCDCWAYSSEDRPTFSSLEGQIKTIIQDDREGSKG from the exons ATGGATCCTTCCAAAGAGGAAACCACACCACTGGTCAACCGGGACAGGATGGGTAGCCAAAGGTCTGGCTCAGAGTTTGGTTTGCAGGTCCATCTCTACTTCAGCCCATTGCAGGAGGGAGAAACGAGCCTGAGCATTTCCCCTGGGGAGATCACTGCAGAGGAGGTCTGCATTGCTGCCGCAAAGGAATGCG GAATACTGCCTGTGTACCATAGTCTCTTTGCCTTGGCTTCTGAAGATCTCACTTATTGGTACCCTCCAAACCACAAGTTCAATCTGAATGAATACACAAACATCGTTGTTCACTACAGAGTCAG GTTTTTCTTCTCAAACTGGTACGGGCAGGGAAGCAAGAAGACATATCGTTACAGCATTGCAAGAAGCCGAGTCAGTGTTGTGCTGGACTACGGCGTCATTGATTATCTCTTTGCTCAG TCACGCAGTGACTTTGTGACCGGGCAGACTGGGATCTCTCCCCCACTCAGCACACAGGAGGAGTGTCTCGGTATGGCTGTGCTGGATTTGTGGCGCATAGCCAAGGAGCGCAGTCAGAGCCTCAGGGACGTCAGCAAAACCGTCAG CTACAAGTCATGTCTGCCTGAGACTCACCGCCAGGACATCCAGCGGCTGAACCGCCTGTCACGCTATCGCATTCGCAAGACTCTGAAGCACATCCTGCACAAACTAGGCCGCTGCCCAGTGGGTGGCCACAGTCTGAAGATCAAGTACCTGATAGAGCTGGCGGCGGTGGTGCCCTCCCACGGCAAAGAGAGCTTCCAGGTACATGACGCTGGATGGCAGCAAAAGGGAGAGGAGCCCAGGTGCATGTTTCTGCAGGTCTCTGGAGAGAACGGCATACAGACCAGAGCTGCTAACGTTCAG GAGTGGCAGACCTTCTGTGATTTCCCAGAGATCGTAGACATCAGCCTTAAGGAGTGTCGTGAACAGGTGTCTCTGGAGAGCAGGGTGGTTACTGTGACCAGGCTGGATGACAGATGCTTG GAGGCTGAGTTCAAAACCCTGACAGAAGCTGTGTCATTTGTGTCACTTGTTGACAGCTATTTCAGGCTGACCACAGACTCCAGTCACTACTTCTGTCAGGAAGTTGCTCCACCAAGCTTGCTCAGTGACATCAGAAACCAATGTCATGGGCCCATCAC GTCAGAAATTGCAGTGCACAAGCTGAAAAAAGCTGGGCCAAAAAATGGCATGTTCCTCATCCGACACAGTCCGAAAGACTATGACAAGTACTTTCTTACTGTCTGCGTTCAG ACTCCCCTCGGAATGGACTTTAAGGACTGTCTGATTGAGCAGGGCAGAGAGTTTCATCTTTCCGGAGTCCACACCTCCTTCTCAAGCCTCAGGGAACTTGTAGCCTTCTATCAAACTAATGTGCTTTTTCTGGCGGAGGTGCCCATCAAGCTAGGGAAATGCTGTCCTCCTAGACCAAAAG AGCACACAAACATGATCATCATAAGGAACAGTTGTTCAGCAGAAACCCTGGGATCACCAACACTCCCAAGGCACAAGGCCAGTCATGTCCAGTTCCAGATGATGAAGCATGAAGACCTTCAGTGG GGGGAGAACCTGGGAAAAGGATCCTTCACTCGCATCTACAAAGGTGGCAAGACTGACATCCGGGAAGGGGAGAAGCATGTGACGGATGTTTTACTAAAAGTGCTGGACAATAGTCATAAAAACTGGTGGGAG TCATTCTTTGAAGCAGCCAGCCTGATGAGTCAGATTTCACACAAGCACCTGCTCCTGGTCTATGGAATAAGTGTTCACAGATCCAAGA ACATTTTAGTGCAGGAGTTTGTGAAGTGTGGAGCCCTGGACCTGtacctcagaaaaaaaggacagTCTGTACCGGTCAGTTGGAAACTGGATGTGGCCAAACAGCTAGCCTGTGTGCTGAACTTCTTG gaggaaaaaaacattgttcatGGAAATATTTGTGCCAAAAATCTGCTTTTGGCTAGAGAAGGGGACACTTCCGGGACATCTCCCTTCATCAAACTAAGTGACCCAGGGATCAGTTTGACAGTTCTTGGCAGAGAAG TGTTGCTAGACAGGATTCCATGGGTGGCTCCTGAAGTGGTGGAGGCCCCAGATAGTCTGGAGTTAGAGTGTGATAAGTGGAGCTTTGGAACAACATTGTGGGAGATCTTCAATGGTGGGAAAGCGCCACTTCATGGCCAGGAACCTCAGCAG AAGCTGCTGTTTTATGAGAATCTTGAGCAGCTGCCTTGCCCGGATTGGCCAGAGTTAGCTGATCTAATTGAACGATGTATGGACTACGATCCGGCATTGCGACCCTCGTGTCGTGCCATAATTCGCCAGCTCAACAGTCTCATAACCTCAG ACTACGTGCTGCTGTGTGACCCCGAAGCTGGCGCAGCCCCAGAGAAGGACAGCTTCTGGAGAGTTCTGAATGTCTCTTACCAGCAGGATCCACTGTATGAGGAAAGACACCTACGATACATTGCCCCCCTTGGAAAG GGAAATTTTGGTAGTGTGGAGCTGTGTCGCTATGACCCACTGGGGGACAACACGGGAGAGCTGATCGCTGTGAAAAAGCTACAGCCCAACAAGAAATCAAATATGGCAGACTTCCAGAAGGAGATCCACACCATCAGTTCCTTGCACTGTGACTACATTGTCAAGTACAGGGGCATCTGCTACAGTATGG GTCGTCTCAGCATGAGTTTGGTGATGGAGTACTTGCCCTACGGCAGTTTGATCGGATACCTGGAGAAGAACAAACAACACGTCAACAGAAAGAGGCTATTGCTCTTTGCTTCACAAATATGCCAG GGAATGGAATATCTGCAGAGCATGCGATATGTGCACAGAGATCTGGCTGCTCGGAACATCCTGGTGGCGAGTGAAACACTGGTCAAAATAGCAGACTTCGGACAGACCAAGATCATCCCTGTTGACAAGGAGTATTATCGTGTGACACATCCAAGAGAAAGCCCCATTTTCTG GTACGCTCCAGAGTCCATCACCGAGTTCAAGTTCTCACACAAATCTGATGTGTGGAGTTTTGGGGTTGTCATGTATGAGCTCTTTACCTACTGTGAGCATACTCAAAACCCAAAGAGG TTATGTCTCCAGAAGATTGGGAATGAAATGCAGAGCCCTTCCATCTCAATGCACCTCGCCAATATCCTCAAGGAGGGATGGAGGTTGCCATCCCCACCACACTGTGCACCAAAG GTTTATGACATGATGTGTGACTGCTGGGCCTACAGTTCTGAGGACAGGCCAACCTTCTCCAGCCTGGAAGGACAGATTAAAACCATTATCCAAGATGACAGAGAGGGTTCCAAAGGCTGA